A region from the Uranotaenia lowii strain MFRU-FL unplaced genomic scaffold, ASM2978415v1 HiC_scaffold_404, whole genome shotgun sequence genome encodes:
- the LOC129760078 gene encoding sphingosine kinase 2-like, producing the protein MVDKPKGELGGDEIVHPSPTISKGTTECGSPPSVVYLTETFYISSKKNTVFEVRLTDKGLSLKKQSNGSTKEQTIPLKDIIGCRCLRSKRKTKGNSACTCTSISGNAQLKVVEDNSGEQDESDVSAYLYIYAYILKRNRRGGFRERTTITLRFRSFDKYEDNNKEAQKWRASIKYLIVGENPIRPTYHAKDTRKLLVILNPKSGSGKAREMFQQRVVPVLSEAEISYDLHITKKSDWAREFVRNRDVYLWRGIVVVGGDGIFYEVLNGLFEREDWQTAIEELAIGIIPCGSGNGLAKTIAHLYE; encoded by the coding sequence ATGGTGGACAAACCCAAAGGCGAGCTCGGAGGCGACGAGATAGTGCATCCGTCACCGACGATCAGCAAGGGAACGACCGAATGCGGAAGTCCTCCGAGTGTGGTCTACCTCACGGAGACGTTCTACATCAGCTCCAAAAAGAACACGGTCTTTGAGGTGCGCCTCACCGATAAAGGATTAAgtttgaagaagcaaagtaaCGGATCCACCAAGGAGCAAACCATTCCGTTGAAAGATATCATCGGTTGTCGCTGTCTCAGAAGCAAACGCAAAACGAAAGGAAACTCTGCGTGCACTTGTACATCGATATCGGGGAACGCTCAGCTTAAGGTTGTCGAGGACAACTCCGGAGAGCAGGATGAATCGGACGTCAGTGCCTATCTGTATATCTACGCTTACATTTTGAAGCGGAATAGGCGTGGAGGATTCCGGGAGCGGACGACCATTACGTTGCGTTTCCGGTCTTTCGACAAGTACGAGGATAACAACAAGGAGGCGCAAAAATGGCGTGCCTCGATCAAGTATCTGATCGTGGGCGAAAACCCAATCAGGCCTACATATCACGCGAAGGATACTCGGAAGCTGCTGGTGATATTGAATCCGAAATCGGGATCGGGAAAAGCGCGGGAAATGTTTCAGCAACGGGTAGTGCCGGTGCTATCGGAGGCGGAAATTTCCTATGATTTGCATATAACGAAGAAATCCGACTGGGCTAGGGAATTTGTGCGTAACCGGGATGTGTATCTGTGGCGGGGGATTGTGGTCGTGGGAGGGGATGGTATCTTTTACGAAGTGCTCAATGGATTGTTCGAGAGGGAAGACTGGCAGACGGCGATCGAGGAGCTGGCCATCGGGATTATACCGTGCGGTTCCGGCAACGGGCTGGCGAAAACTATAGCACATTTGTATGAgtga